The proteins below are encoded in one region of Rhododendron vialii isolate Sample 1 chromosome 7a, ASM3025357v1:
- the LOC131333712 gene encoding protein RGF1 INDUCIBLE TRANSCRIPTION FACTOR 1-like: MGAGGPEDEDNRWPPWLKPLLRESFFVQCKLHADSHKSECNMYCLDCCNGPLCSLCLNYHKDHRAIQIRRSSYHDVIRVAEIQKYLDITSVQTYVINSAKVVFLNERPQPRPGKGVTNTCEVCERSLLDSFRFCSLGCKIVGTSNDFDRKRKYSPEKKRPAVMAASESEDSYSSSSHGRKRSSSNSSSKFQSFTPSTPPPTSVNYRTAKRRKGIPHRAPMGGLIIEY; encoded by the exons ATG GGAGCTGGTGGCCCTGAGGACGAGGACAACAGGTGGCCGCCGTGGCTGAAGCCTCTTCTGCGAGAGAGCTTCTTCGTCCAATGCAAGCTTCACGCAGATTCCCACAAGAGCGAATGCAATATGTATTGCTTGGACTGCTGTAATGGTCCTCTCTGTTCTCTCTGTCTCAACTACCACAAGGACCACCGGGCCATTCAG ATAAGGAGGTCATCGTACCACGATGTGATTAGGGTTGCAGAGATTCAGAAGTATTTGGACATCACATCAGTTCAGACCTATGTTATCAACAGTGCAAAGGTGGTCTTCCTCAATGAACGGCCACAGCCGAGGCCGGGCAAAGGTGTCACCAACACCTGCGAAGTCTGCGAGCGCAGCCTCCTTGACTCCTTCCGTTTCTGCTCGCTCGGTTGCAAG ATTGTTGGGACGTCGAATGATTTCGATAGGAAGAGGAAGTACTCGCCGGAGAAGAAACGTCCGGCCGTAATGGCAGCCTCGGAGTCAGAGGATTCATACAGCAGCAGCAGCCATGGACGGAAAAGgagcagcagcaacagcagcagcaaatTCCAAAGCTTCACTCCGTCAACGCCGCCCCCAACTTCTGTTAATTACAGAACAGCCAAGCGAAGAAAGGGAATTCCCCACAGGGCCCCAATGGGAGGACTCATCATAGAATATTAA